A DNA window from Dunckerocampus dactyliophorus isolate RoL2022-P2 chromosome 17, RoL_Ddac_1.1, whole genome shotgun sequence contains the following coding sequences:
- the txnl1 gene encoding thioredoxin-like protein 1, translating into MVGVKVIGSDQDFLPELAAAGSRLAVVKFTMAGCRPCVRIAPAFNMLSNKYPQVVFLEVDVHVCQATAAATNISATPTFLFFRNRVKVDQYQGADAAGLEEKIKQRTENDAGNGEDSDIPKGYMDLMPFVNKAGCECLNESDDCGFDNCLIKDSSYLESDCDEQLLTTIAFNQPVKLFSMKLQCSDFAQAPKVVKVFINLPRSMGFDDAERSEATQTLELSEEDYKDDGIIPLRYVKFQNVQSVTVFVKSNQGDEETTKINYLTFIGTPVQATNMNDFKRVVGKKGESH; encoded by the exons ATGGTCGGCGTTAAAGTGATCGGGAGTGATCAGGATTTCCTACCGGAGCTAGCGGCCGCCGGCTCCAGGCTCGCGGTGGTCAAGTTCACAATGGCCGG GTGCCGGCCATGTGTCAGAATAGCTCCAGCGTTTAACATGTTGAGTAACAAGTATCCACAAGTTGTCTTCCTCGAAGTCGATGTCCATGTCTGTCAG GCAACAGCGGCAGCCACCAACATATCAGCCACGCCGACATTCTTGTTCTTCAGGAACCGGGTTAAGGTGGACCAGTATCAGGGGGCGGACGCTGCGGGTCTGGAGGAGAAGATCAAACAGCGGACGGAGAATGATGCAGGAAACGGCGAGGACTCCGACATTCCAAAGGGATAT ATGGACCTCATGCCTTTTGTCAACAAAGCTGGCTGCGAGTGCCTCAATGAGAGTGATGACTGTGGCTTTGACAACTGTTTAATTAAAGATTCTTCCTACCTGGAATCAGACTGTGATGAGCAG TTGCTTACAACAATCGCTTTCAACCAGCCCGTGAAGCTCTTCTCCATGAAGCTACAGTGCTCAGATTTTG CCCAGGCTCCTAAAGTGGTGAAGGTGTTCATCAATCTCCCACGCTCGATGGGTTTTGACGATGCAGAGAGGAGCGAAGCCACACAAACTTTGGAGCTGTCGGAGGAAGACTACAAAGACGACGGAATCATCCCTTTGCGCTATGTCAAGTTTCAGAATGTGCAGAGTGTAACG GTGTTCGTCAAATCAAACCAAGGAGATGAGGAGACTACAAAAATCAACTATCTGACTTTTATTGGCACTCCAGTACAGGCCACCAACATGAACGACTTCAAAAGG GTTGTGGGAAAGAAAGGAGAAAGTCACTGA